A region from the Aquimarina sp. ERC-38 genome encodes:
- a CDS encoding NAD(P)/FAD-dependent oxidoreductase, with protein sequence MKKKLHIAIIGGGLAGLVSAIDLCQRGFQVTLIEKDSFPRHKVCGEYISNEILPYFEFLGIHMKELTDVKISKLFLSTQDGNTIESNLNSGGFGVSRYTLDHYLYKKAIKEGTIFIEGQAIQIKNDKKEKIIILQDKKKITCDLIIGAFGKRSNLDKALQRDFTSVISPWLGVKAHYQGDFPKEQVALHNFDGGYCGISKVEEDKINVCYLVHFESFKAYRNLEDFEYSVLHENKYLRSFLNNSEMIFDKPITISQVNFAKKKLVEDEILMVGDAAGLIHPLCGNGMAMAIKGAKLVADILTIYADGIITKDQMYAKYKREWKQQFSNRLRAGRILQKMLLNKHIQQTSYKFAKMVPALVPVIIKQTHGKPMVC encoded by the coding sequence TTGAAAAAGAAATTACATATTGCAATTATCGGAGGGGGTTTAGCAGGATTAGTAAGCGCTATTGACCTTTGCCAACGAGGATTTCAAGTTACCCTCATAGAAAAAGACAGCTTTCCGCGTCATAAGGTTTGTGGGGAATATATATCAAATGAGATATTACCCTATTTTGAGTTTCTAGGGATTCATATGAAAGAGCTGACCGATGTCAAAATTTCTAAACTATTTCTAAGTACACAAGATGGAAATACTATTGAGAGTAACTTAAATTCAGGTGGTTTTGGCGTTAGCCGTTACACCTTAGATCATTATTTATATAAAAAAGCAATAAAAGAAGGAACAATCTTTATTGAAGGACAGGCAATTCAAATTAAAAATGACAAAAAAGAGAAAATTATAATTCTTCAGGATAAAAAGAAAATTACCTGTGACTTAATCATAGGCGCTTTTGGTAAGCGCTCTAATTTAGATAAAGCTTTACAACGGGATTTTACTTCGGTGATATCACCGTGGTTAGGAGTTAAAGCACATTATCAAGGTGATTTTCCTAAAGAACAAGTTGCCTTGCATAATTTTGATGGCGGTTATTGCGGAATTTCAAAAGTTGAGGAGGACAAAATTAATGTTTGTTACCTTGTTCATTTTGAAAGTTTTAAAGCCTATAGAAATTTAGAAGATTTTGAATACTCGGTATTGCATGAAAATAAATATCTACGGAGTTTTCTTAATAATTCAGAAATGATCTTTGATAAACCCATCACTATAAGCCAGGTAAACTTCGCCAAAAAAAAATTAGTAGAAGATGAAATATTAATGGTAGGAGATGCAGCCGGACTTATCCATCCTTTATGCGGTAATGGAATGGCAATGGCAATAAAAGGCGCAAAACTAGTTGCAGATATACTAACTATTTATGCAGACGGAATTATAACTAAAGATCAAATGTACGCCAAGTACAAGCGAGAATGGAAACAACAATTTTCCAATCGGTTACGGGCTGGTAGAATTTTACAGAAAATGTTATTGAACAAGCATATTCAACAAACTTCTTATAAATTTGCTAAAATGGTTCCGGCATTAGTGCCGGTTATTATCAAGCAAACACATGGCAAACCTATGGTATGTTAA